AGGGCATGCAATCTGGGTGTGTGCAGGATCATTGTTATATCCATTTAGAACAGTAAATCTCGAATGATCCTGAGTTAACCTGCCGGAGGCAGGTTTTTGGTTAATCGGTTATTGGGTTTTTCTGCACACAATTTTATAGCTCTGATGAGTGATCTTGATTCTACATTAAAATTTTATTGATGTGTTTTGATCTATTGAAATATATTTGCACTCCTTTCATGCGCACGTGGTGAAATTGGTAGACATGCTATCTTCAGGCGGTAGTGCTTTCGGGCGTGGAGGTTCGAATCCTCTCGTGCGCACTCAACAAAGCGTAGATTTCTTCTACGCTTTTTTTATGCATCATTTTTAAGACAGTCGCATTGTGATAATGAGAGCTAACAAACGAATAATGGACGAGATTAGATATCTCTTCTATATTCTTTACACTCTTAAGCTGAAGCTTGTTTTTTGGACTGAAAATACGCCATAAAACTCAAGATAATCGCAGCACTGGAAACCAGGGTCATCACCGTGCCCGGAACGAAATTGACGTAGCCTCCTAAATCCATGAACAAGAAATAACCGAGATCAGCGAGGCCTCCACACAAGGCAGCTAAGAAAATGGCGTTTTTATTCCCTTTCCAGATAAAGAATCCACAAATGAGAGTCACCATCCCGATCCACAACAGATTGAAACCATGCTGACCTATGATGGCTCCGGAAGCAGGAGGGTAATTCGCGGCTAAAGTGCTGGGATCAACCGCATCTGCAATACCCGATACAGCCCCCTGAATGTCATCAGATAAAATAAAAGCATCAGTCATGACTCCTGCCAAGATGTGAACCAGACCCCAAATGATCCACAGCACTGCGGAAATTTTGAATAGTGATGAGTAACCCATGATCAGTTGATTTTTGGCCGTAGCATAAACGACCCTATTCTCTAATAGATAAATTCACACGAAGGTGACTCACACCAAATCAGATCACAATAACCTAGGTTAAGAAATGGATGATGACTAAAACTATTTCCCCTTCAATCGATTGGCCTTTACTTTACTCAGTCCCTCAGGTGTTATCCCTAAATAAGAAGCAATCATCTTTTGTGGGACCCGTTGCACCAATTCAGGATAAGTGCTCTCAAAGTGCTCATACCTTTCAATCGCAGAAACACTCATCATCATGATGATCCTTCGCTGCAAGACCAGTAACCGCCGAGCCAATCCCTCAAAGCCCTGAGGAGTACCGTCTCTTTCCAAATCTTTTTCTCTGACAATGAGCTCTGAATCTTCTATGGCATCAATGGTTAGCTCGGTTCGACTGGCTTGATCAACCGCATCGCCCATGATCCAACCTTCCGGAGCAAACATAAAAATGTGTTCTTTCCCCTTCTCATCTCTTGAGTAGGATCGGAGTAAGCCCTTCTTTACGATATATACTTTTGAATTTAGCTCTCCTTTATGTTGTAAGATCTCCCCTTTTTTGACGCTTAATTTTTGGACTCCCATTCACTGTATCGTTCTTTTCATTTGACAAATTAACCCGCATCACTTAAAAGCGATTGATCCCACTTATTTATCCTCATTAAGTTGCTCTTAATCACACGCACAAATAGCTGCTATTCACACTTCAAGCCAGCATTCCACACCCATTATCTTGTCTTCAATTTTCTTTCCTCTATCTTCATGCGCACATTTAAATGTCCCATGAAAACTACCATTATCTCTCTTTGTCTGATCTGCATGTGTCTGGGCTTTAAAGCAACAGCGCAAGATCAGCCGCCTTCTGTGCGAGTTGTCTACCTCGTATCCGCCGACCGGCAGGAACGTGCAGATTATAAAGCAGCCATTGAAATGGCTGTCCTGGACATCCAAAAATGGTATCAGAAACAGATGAATGGACGTACATTTCGCTTGAATGAGCCGATAGTAGAGGTGCTTAAATCCAATCAACCTGCTAACTGGTTTACAGGCACGCCTATACCTGGTGTTGGCGAAGGAGATTGGGGTTTTCAGCATACCCTCAGTGAAATCAAAAGACTCCTCCCCAATGAAGCGATCCCTGGAAATTACACCTGGGTCATGTACTCAGATGGTCCTGGAAGTTCCGGTCGAGGTGGTGGGCAAATCTGCTACCTTCCTGAAGACGATTTACTCGGTTTAACGGGCAGGCATCCAACTCAGCGAGATATCCCTCGGTGGATTGCAGGACTGGGTCATGAAATTGGTCATGCGTTTGGCTTACCTCACCCTCAAGACACCAAAAAACATGCAGATGCCATCATGTGGACGGGCATCTATGGAAAGTACCCTGACCAAACATATTTGACGCCAGATGACAAAGTTCACCTGAGAAAAAGCCCATTCTTTATCACTGATGAAGAAATTGATAATCGAGCAGTGGTCCATCAAACCGTGTACAGTTTCCATGGCGGCACCTTTACCAGGAACATTACCAAAGGGGGCGACGCCTTCTGGATAGAGGATCAGGATTACCTTCAAGATTCATACCATTTCGAGGAATTTAGGCAAGATGATGAGTATTACTATGCGCTTGGGAGATCAATAGTTACCATTAAAATCCCGATAAAAGGTGGCCATTCATACTATTCTGGTGATGATGGCAAAAATTGGACACGCAATCACTATGTGACGATGACTTCAGATGAACCTGTCGCAATATCAGTAGCAATAGAGGAAACATCTGAAGAACCTGAGGAAGAAGTAGCGGAAGAAAACAAACCTCAGGATCAGGCAAGCGATGACAAACCAGTCACTCCAGTCATCAAACTGAACGTAGTAACAGCCGCAGCAGTCCTGGAACCTTGTAGAGACCCTAAAGAGTTGACCATCGAAGGCGCTGTAGAGGCCACTGACATCACCTTCGTAAATCATCTCACTGAAGCAGTCCAACTCCTCTGGATTGACCATGATCAAAACCCAGTCGCTTATGCAACGTTACAGCCAGATGAAAAAATAGTACAGGGTACCTATTCCAATCATTGGTGGATGGCCAAAACCTTAAAAGGAGAATGCATTGGGGTATTTAGGAACGGAAAAACAGCTCCAACCACAGTTGATATTGAACGAAAAGTGAAGGTCTTTAAACTCCATACAGTGGATGAGTCGGGGCTGAAGAGGAAGAATTAGCAGCTTATGTTAATCTTGCCCTGACAAGTTTTACAAGATAAATAGGTATTACCACACATCGCTTATCTATCTGTAACAGATGAATGATTTTTCGATAAATAAAGTATAAAGCGCGTGAAAGAGATACCTGTATTTTCTCAACTTCCTTCGGAATCTAAGCTGAGAAAAACCGGCATGACGCGCTTATTTTAGTCTATCCGCTTCGGCGGTCCGACGCTTCGGCGGGCCGATCCCTGTTTCGTGTTTTTTGGCATCGGACAGTTACCAACTCCGTGTGACAGTATTGAAATATAAAGGAGGGTCATCAAATCCCCATGTTCTTCATTCGATCGTAATCACCACGTTTCTTTTCTAGCAAATCTACCAGTGCTTGCAAGTCTTCTTCTTGTGTATCGTAATTCGTGATGCACGCTCGCAGGGCAGGTTTACCATCAACAGGATACCGTGAAATCCAGGCCTTTCCCGAGTCCACAACCGCTTGGGCTATCCACGGAACAAACTCACGATCCTCCATGAATACCTGATGCGAAAAACACACCACCGGAAGAGGTGTTTGATTCAGTATTTTCCAGCCTTTTTGTTGTAAGCGTTTTCTTAATGCATCTCCCATTTTGATTTGGTGTTTGATCACGGCTTCATATTCTTGCCATCCGTACATAAGCAGCGATAAGTACAGCTTAAGGCCAATGAAACGACGAGACCATTGGATCGAATGCGTGAATGGATCAACAATTTCAAGATCACCGGCATCCTTGGGCATGTATTCTGTGGTAGTCCGAAAGCTTTTACTTAAAATCTCAGGATCAGCGGTGATGAACATGCTTCCTGACATGGGCACTGACAACCATTTATGTGCATCGAATGTGATGGAATTGGCCTCCTCTATTCCTTCGAGTAAATGATGACAACTCTCCGACAAGATGGCTGCCCCACCCCATGCCGCATCTACATGAAACCAAAGATCATGTGCCTTCGCAATTTCCGCAAGTTGTGGCAACGGATCTAATTCCCCGGTACCAGTTGTGCCTGCGGTACCGATAAGCATGAAGGGTTGATGTCCTGCAGCAATATCACTTATCAATTGATCTTTTAGAGCAATCACAACCATTTCCTGGTGCGCATTAACGGGAATATTTCGCACAGATTTTAAGCCCAGACCTGCGGAACGAGCCGCTTTAATGACAGAGTGATGGGCCTCCTCTGAACAGTAGATTAGGGGTCTTCTATCCACATTGACCACTCCCTCATTTGCGAAATCAGGAAAGGCATGATTCAAAGCACACAGCACGGCAGTGGTATTGGCCTCTGCTCCCCCACCCGTAAAAACACCATCTATTGATCCTTCCGACAGACCAAACTTCTTTCCGAATTCCTTGATCAGGTGTGTCTCTGCTTCTACGGCAAAGGGGGAATGACTCCAGGCAGCCATTTGAGGATTGTATGTTGCTGCGATCAGGTCTCCCAGTATACTGGCAAAGTTTGCGCGGGGATTGTAGAGGCCATAATAGCTAGGATGAGGTGTCTGAACTGCAAATTGTTCCAGCCCGGAGATCACATGATCAACGGCAGCTTCTTCAGATCGGTCCTTACCAAAATCAACTTGGGCATGCTGTTGGATTCTTGGAATATCCAATGGTGGAGAAACCCTCCTACCTCTGGTGTTTTGATAATAATCTTCCAGTGATTGTAGCGTATGCAGCATAACCCGCTGCCTTTCTTCAGGGCTTAGATCAAACATTTTATTGCTCTATTGATTCGCAGGATCACAAACTAAACTAAATGAAGGACTGGTTTGATAATCATCCATTTTCCAAAACCGAAGTAAAAAGTCAAGGTGGTGCAAATAGGATACGCCCATATCCTCTTTAAAGAAGTCTAGTTTGTCCCCGGCATGCTCGACGAAAAACTCAGCCAATTCTTTAGACACATTTTCGGCAAAGAAAATCCTATCCACATAGTCATTGGCATCTTCTGCGTTGTAGAATTGATTATGATCGAAGGGGAAGAAATCATTAAATCCTGGAACAATTTCCAGCCCAGCAATAGGATTGAAGAAAACCAATGCATTGACCACTTCCTTCGATGCTTCCAAACCTCGATTATCTTCAAACAGTTGACGAATCATTTGTTCGCCAATTGACTTCTCTTTCGAAACATTACTTACAGCGCGTAGATCAGCAGGCAAATGTTTTTCGTAGTGCTCCCAAAAATCATTGATGAATACCTCCACGTCCTTAAGCCACATGAAAGCAATGGGTTGACCTTCGTTGAACTCCAAAAAACACTTCCTTTGAAAGCTGAGCACTTCTCCTGTCTTTTGTGGATCCTGAAGAAAATGAACCTGTTGCTTGTTGCTTAAAGAACCTCGTTGTTCTTCTACGATTTTTTCATCGTACGGTGCAGGAGAACACACTCCGGAAAACCACCATTCCTCTCTCCAATTGACGATTCCTAACATCATCATCGTACGATCTACTTCAAATTCATCAACAGAAATAAAATCCTCCAGACGCACATCAAAAGCCCGACCTGATGCGATGTGTTCAATTGAAAAATGAGTGCCACGTTCCCCTTTGTACAAAAAGACCGAGTTGATTTTAGGCGTCAAGCTTTGGAAGGCCTCGTGTAAAGGGTGTGTATCCCCAAGGATCTCAGCCACCCATTCATGACTTTTCAGTGCTAGCAGTTGAGTACGAGTGTTGTACAAAAGATGATCTCTGGAATCGTCCAGAAAACCAGAAAGGTTATCATCCTCCGCGTGTTCTTCAGCAATGGCTTCCAATGTCTCCTTTAGGCGAATGCCCGTATCCGGATAAAATAAATAAGAGTCGAAAAAGACATGTTCCATGTATGACCTGGCGACATAATAATCCGTCTCGCACTCAGATAACTCATAGCTTGCTTTTAACCTTTGATTCTCGGGGGCCTCCTCCCAGGCAGGTATGAGCATGTCAGTGATGGCTTCTCCCAGCTGTAGAATGAAAACATTCAAATGAGAGACGAATTCATGTTCCTGCAAACAATTAAGAAAATACCAGATCAAAAAACAGATATCCTCATAATTCACCTCACCTGCATAGTATTCTTTGATCTCATAATACGGCAGTGGCGTATCGTACAATCTTTGATGAACCCTGACAAATGAATTCCAGATGTTGGTTTCAGATACGAGATCTTCCAAATACGCAGCCAGGTAAACGCAAAGTTGATCTACACCTTCTTTGTCTAATATTTCTTCTAGAGTTTCCCAGGCTTCCGTTCGGTAGATACCTTGCTTGATCTCATTACATAGGTTGAGATAATATGTGTCGGTGGAAGAATGTGCATCTGGTGACTTAAAGGAATGCCATTGATTGATGTAAATCCGCCCTGCTTTTTTCATGATCCACCAAAGCTAGAACACATTCAGATAGTATGACTGTATATTATGAGAGTTCATCTCAAGGCCAATCAAAATCGCTATTATCAGTCCGACTAGAGAGATTCTTTGCCAGGAAAAATCGACATAGAGATTCCCTTACCGGTCGTCCTGCAGCATTATGATTTTATTCTAAATCCAGATTCCAATAATTAGCCTGAAGCACTCGGTTAGTGAGCCTGAGCCTGTCGAAGGCTAATACGCCCTCACTTCCACACCCTTCATGAAGTTAATGAAGGAGCGGTTCACTACGCGATTGCCACCTGGAGTAGGATAATCACCAGTGAAGTACCAGTCACCAATATGGGCAGGGCAAGCTTTGTGCAGATCTTCGACGGTTTGATAAACTACTTGCAATTCCGCCTTCATACCTTCAGGTTTCACAATTTCTGAAATCTTGGATGAGATTTGATCATAGGTGAAAGGCTCATAAAGTTCTTTCACAAAATTAGGCTGATCGGGATCATTGGTAGACGCCAGACATTTATCGAATACTTCATCCAGCAGGTATTCTTTGTCATGATCTTTGAGCAATTCAAGCATCGCCCGGAAGGCTACAAACTCCTTCATTTTGCTCATGTCAATACCGTAGCAATCCGGATATCTGATCTGAGGTGCAGAAGAAACAATGACTACCTTTTTTGGGCCCAGTTTATCCAGTAGGGTCAGGATGCTACGCTCCAGTGTGGTACCACGAACTATGCTATCATCGATCACGACCAGGGTATCATTCCCCTTATTGATCACCTCAAACGTGGTATCGTAAACGTGCTTGACCATGTCGTTTCGATGCTCATCATCGGCAATGAACGTACGAAGCTTTACATCTTTCAAGACCAGTTTTTCAACCCTTGGTCGGAAACTCATTATTTCATCCAGAGAATCAATGGTCGGTTTCCCTTCCAGAATCACTTCCTTCCGCTTATCAATCAGGTATTGATCCACCCCTTGCATGAGTCCCAAAAAGGACGTCTCCGCAGTATTGGGAATGTAAGAAAATACGGTATTCTTTAGATCGAAATTACAAGACTTCAGCACCTGAGGGATCAACAACTTCCCTAATTGCTTGCGCTCATTGTAAATGTTCGGATCAGTGCCTCTGGAGAAATAAATGCGCTCGAAGCTACAGGACTTTCTTTCTTGTGGCTCAATGAACTGTGCCTGTCGAATGTTCCCGTCTTTTTTGATGATCAAGGCATGTCCCGGATCGATTTCCTGGATCTCATCGTATTCGCATTCGAAAGTGGTCTTTAAGGCAGGCTTTTCAGAAGCAACTGCTACCACCTCATCATCGATGTAATAGTAAGCCGGACGGATGCCGTTTGGGTCTCGTGCGACGAAACTTGCTCCATGTCCTACTAATCCGGCCATGGCATAGCCTCCGTCAAAATCTTTACAAGAGCGTTCCAGTACCTTCTGTACATCCAACTCCTCTTCAATCACCGAGGTGATCTCTTTATTGGAATACTGACCTTTGTATTTCTCAAATATTTTTTGATTCTCGTCATCCAGGAAATGACCAATCTTCTCCATGGCCGTCACCGTATCGGTTTTTTCCTTCGGGTGCTGTCCAAGCTCTACCAGAATATTGAAGAGCTCATCCACATTGGTCATGTTGAAGTTTCCGGCCACCACGAGATTTCTACTTCTCCAGTTATTCTGACGCAAAAACGGATGACAACTTTCAATGCTGTTTTTACCATGTGTTCCATAACGCAAATGGCCTAACCAAAGCTCACCACTAAATGCGCAGTTTTCACGCATCCAT
This DNA window, taken from Cytophagales bacterium, encodes the following:
- a CDS encoding Crp/Fnr family transcriptional regulator, with product MGVQKLSVKKGEILQHKGELNSKVYIVKKGLLRSYSRDEKGKEHIFMFAPEGWIMGDAVDQASRTELTIDAIEDSELIVREKDLERDGTPQGFEGLARRLLVLQRRIIMMMSVSAIERYEHFESTYPELVQRVPQKMIASYLGITPEGLSKVKANRLKGK
- a CDS encoding pyridoxal-dependent decarboxylase, translated to MFDLSPEERQRVMLHTLQSLEDYYQNTRGRRVSPPLDIPRIQQHAQVDFGKDRSEEAAVDHVISGLEQFAVQTPHPSYYGLYNPRANFASILGDLIAATYNPQMAAWSHSPFAVEAETHLIKEFGKKFGLSEGSIDGVFTGGGAEANTTAVLCALNHAFPDFANEGVVNVDRRPLIYCSEEAHHSVIKAARSAGLGLKSVRNIPVNAHQEMVVIALKDQLISDIAAGHQPFMLIGTAGTTGTGELDPLPQLAEIAKAHDLWFHVDAAWGGAAILSESCHHLLEGIEEANSITFDAHKWLSVPMSGSMFITADPEILSKSFRTTTEYMPKDAGDLEIVDPFTHSIQWSRRFIGLKLYLSLLMYGWQEYEAVIKHQIKMGDALRKRLQQKGWKILNQTPLPVVCFSHQVFMEDREFVPWIAQAVVDSGKAWISRYPVDGKPALRACITNYDTQEEDLQALVDLLEKKRGDYDRMKNMGI
- a CDS encoding DUF3843 family protein, producing MKKAGRIYINQWHSFKSPDAHSSTDTYYLNLCNEIKQGIYRTEAWETLEEILDKEGVDQLCVYLAAYLEDLVSETNIWNSFVRVHQRLYDTPLPYYEIKEYYAGEVNYEDICFLIWYFLNCLQEHEFVSHLNVFILQLGEAITDMLIPAWEEAPENQRLKASYELSECETDYYVARSYMEHVFFDSYLFYPDTGIRLKETLEAIAEEHAEDDNLSGFLDDSRDHLLYNTRTQLLALKSHEWVAEILGDTHPLHEAFQSLTPKINSVFLYKGERGTHFSIEHIASGRAFDVRLEDFISVDEFEVDRTMMMLGIVNWREEWWFSGVCSPAPYDEKIVEEQRGSLSNKQQVHFLQDPQKTGEVLSFQRKCFLEFNEGQPIAFMWLKDVEVFINDFWEHYEKHLPADLRAVSNVSKEKSIGEQMIRQLFEDNRGLEASKEVVNALVFFNPIAGLEIVPGFNDFFPFDHNQFYNAEDANDYVDRIFFAENVSKELAEFFVEHAGDKLDFFKEDMGVSYLHHLDFLLRFWKMDDYQTSPSFSLVCDPANQ
- a CDS encoding amidophosphoribosyltransferase, whose amino-acid sequence is MSDPIKHECGIALLRLRKPLQYYIDKYGTPTWAMSKMYLLMQKQHNRGQDGAGIANIKINMPPGYRYISRYRTIDPRPLEDIFEKVGKKYRKALKEGGKDNYNSAEWMRENCAFSGELWLGHLRYGTHGKNSIESCHPFLRQNNWRSRNLVVAGNFNMTNVDELFNILVELGQHPKEKTDTVTAMEKIGHFLDDENQKIFEKYKGQYSNKEITSVIEEELDVQKVLERSCKDFDGGYAMAGLVGHGASFVARDPNGIRPAYYYIDDEVVAVASEKPALKTTFECEYDEIQEIDPGHALIIKKDGNIRQAQFIEPQERKSCSFERIYFSRGTDPNIYNERKQLGKLLIPQVLKSCNFDLKNTVFSYIPNTAETSFLGLMQGVDQYLIDKRKEVILEGKPTIDSLDEIMSFRPRVEKLVLKDVKLRTFIADDEHRNDMVKHVYDTTFEVINKGNDTLVVIDDSIVRGTTLERSILTLLDKLGPKKVVIVSSAPQIRYPDCYGIDMSKMKEFVAFRAMLELLKDHDKEYLLDEVFDKCLASTNDPDQPNFVKELYEPFTYDQISSKISEIVKPEGMKAELQVVYQTVEDLHKACPAHIGDWYFTGDYPTPGGNRVVNRSFINFMKGVEVRAY